A single window of Penaeus chinensis breed Huanghai No. 1 chromosome 9, ASM1920278v2, whole genome shotgun sequence DNA harbors:
- the LOC125029114 gene encoding uncharacterized protein LOC125029114 produces MAELPNSNYYKFHSCLFVVTKQEMLRIYLWLYRGQRQYIEDYLRTENLFGQMRLGRHEKLLLNEKTSVANFDISFLYKLLQFTCGLSPAGDKIWNDPDESQKGSLEYTLYCLKDIRNALSHESKDLFSMTHENLRDREKELSRLLAKALELAGEKAKKRDEASRAITEMKDKLQAIISKPISSGFTSENFAVLGRQEIKKLNVKASGFFAEVVVQQAQTATTATTPAPELSLNQLLRWSCEDTKPPNVILVTGDTGTGKTSLCRHIFDSWCSGADTFADLQDCDLVVSIQCSEVCTSDVAQLLSDTLPQTVAACGPYEVLEKLSSLNVLWLVDGYEEATREARSLLQCLVKKRGLLHTILVTTRPEHCIFISNVAHKASLLEVRLLGLSARGRSMVVENLLREPSPSMKKLEDFERELGRLEGEVSRELLNPLKLTLTVKLWKEDRINMKESGTLPQLYSVIKKTHTQSLCIKTEIKTGMTAEECERKVNKWVETLCEEAFKMSKLQKYMQLPEEALNRLRDTCDSLRLYSEDCFSTFLGYQPSALRSGLACYSFLHNTQQFHYAAEHVFLCLARSEDKVSTICQLFSCDASGEIGSHFYMVLLHVVALMTASGAVKKNVTEVLVRLLSHCDRCMWFEVIRYAAYSNDIVSEICKVMPAQWGVCDDDVKAAMQCLDHTSPGSMVINLNGDPKGIEDFIPMVRMIAQRLIFVQLILHYHISHLDCDETSNYILEILCNKDAHCSLIKFSGCISGKGSSYLCNMPKLQSLGLKVLRNKDLGLIMKRIKNLPRLQVIQMNMAMPQLDLLKGLSISQQIQVDIALPKVKEYNINKTVDAIAKITKKYNEMRVFFCEPEQMFKLTTGLQRKKVRVEALQWTITSESGVFEWPCGPVPLDFPPEVLLGIPNLLKSIIIKWE; encoded by the exons ATGGCTGAACTACCAAACTCGAACTACTACAAGTTTCACTCTTGCCTTTTCGTCGTCACGAAGCAAGAGATGCTCCGTATATATCTCTGGTTGTACAGAGGCCAGAGACAGTATATTGAGGATTATCTAAGAACTGAGAACTTATTTGGACAAATGCGCTTAGGAAGACACGAAAAGCTGTTGTTAAATGAAAAGACATCGGTGGCGAATTTCGACATATCTTTTTTATACAAGTTGTTGCAGTTCACGTGTGGCCTATCGCCTGCGGGTGACAAGATCTGGAATGACCCTGATGAGAGTCAGAAGGGAAGTCTGGAGTACACTCTGTACTGCCTGAAAGATATTAGGAATGCCTTGAGTCACGAGTCAAAGGACTTGTTCTCCATGACACATGAGAATCTTCGAGACCGTGAAAAGGAACTGTCACGGCTCCTCGCGAAGGCCCTGGAGTTGGCAGGAGAAAAGGCCAAGAAACGTGACGAAGCCTCCAGAGCCATCACCGAAATGAAGGACAAACTGCAGGCCATTATATCCAAGCCCATTTCGTCGGGATTCACGTCGGAAAACTTCGCCGTCCTCGGAAGACAGGAAATTAAGAAGTTGAACGTAAAGGCGAGTGGTTTCTTCGCGGAAGTGGTGGTCCAGCAAGCGCAGACGGCGACCACCGCCACGACGCCAGCGCCAGAGCTGTCCCTGAACCAGCTGCTGCGCTGGTCCTGCGAAGACACCAAACCGCCGAATGTCATCTTAGTGACCGGGGACACGGGCACAGGCAAGACCTCGCTTTGTCG ACACATATTTGATTCCTGGTGCTCTGGCGCTGACACCTTCGCCGACCTCCAAGACTGCGATCTCGTTGTTTCCATCCAGTGCTCTGAAGTGTGCACAAGCGACGTGGCTCAGCTGTTGAGTGACACTCTCCCTCAGACCGTGGCAGCTTGTGGTCCGTACGAGGTGCTGGAAAAGCTGTCTTCCCTTAATGTCCTGTGGTTGGTGGATGGGTATGAAGAAGCCACGCGTGAAGCTAGGTCACTCCTGCAGTGCTTGGTGAAAAAGCGTGGCCTTTTACACACAATCCTCGTTACGACGCGTCCTGAGCATTGCATCTTCATCAGCAATGTTGCACACAAAGCTTCCCTGTTGGAAGTACGTCTTCTGGGTCTCAGTGCGAGAGGTCGCAGCATGGTGGTTGAAAACCTTTTACGAGAGCCTTCGCCTTCGATGAAAAAGCTTGAAGACTTTGAACGCGAATTGGGACGTCTGGAAGGCGAGGTATCAAGAGAGCTTCTCAATCCACTAAAACTTACTTTGACTGTCAAGCTGTGGAAGGAAGATCGTATAAACATGAAAGAGAGTGGGACATTGCCCCAACTCTATAGTGTAATCAAGAAAACTCATACACAAAGCCTTTGTATCAAAACGGAAATCAAAACTGGCATGACTGCTGAAGAATGTGAAAGAAAAGTTAACAAATGGGTTGAAACTTTATGTGAAGAGGCTTTCAAGATGTCAAAGTTGCAGAAATATATGCAGCTTCCAGAGGAGGCACTAAACAGACTCCGAGACACATGTGATAGCCTCCGCTTATACTCCGAGGACTGTTTCTCAACGTTTCTTGGGTATCAGCCAAGTGCCCTCAGAAGTGGTCTTGCGTGCTATTCTTTCCTTCACAACACACAGCAGTTTCATTACGCCGCCGaacatgtttttctttgtctggCAAGGAGTGAAGACAAAGTCAGCACTATATGCCAGCTATTTAGTTGCGATGCATCTGGTGAAATAGGGAGCCATTTTTACATGGTATTGCTGCATGTTGTGGCATTAATGACAGCTTCAGgagcagtaaaaaaaaatgttacagaaGTGCTGGTCAGATTACTTTCTCACTGCGACAGATGTATGTGGTTTGAAGTAATACGCTACGCTGCCTATTCAAACGATATTGTTTCTGAAATATGCAAAGTTATGCCTGCTCAGTGGGGAGTATGTGACGATGATGTTAAAGCTGCTATGCAGTGTTTAGACCACACTTCGCCGGGTAGTATGGTCATCAACCTTAATGGAGATCCAAAGGGCATTGAAGACTTTATTCCAATGGTCAGAATGATAGCGCAAAGACTGATCTTTGTTCAGTTGATCTTGCATTACCACATCTCTCATCTCGATTGTGATGAAACCTCTAATTACATTTTAGAAATCCTGTGTAACAAAGATGCTCACTGTAGCCTCATCAAGTTCAGTGGCTGTATAAGTGGTAAAGGTAGCTCTTATTTATGTAATATGCCCAAACTCCAGAGTTTAGGACTGAAAGTTCTAAGGAATAAGGACTTAGGGTTAATCATGAAGAGGATAAAAAATTTACCACGATTGCAAGTCATCCAAATGAATATGGCAATGCCACAACTCGATTTACTAAAGGGACTAAGCATATCCCAACAAATCCAAGTGGACATAGCACTCCCAAAAGTAAAAGaatacaatataaacaaaactGTCGATGCAATAGCTAAAATAACTAAAAAGTATAATGAGATGCGAGTTTTTTTCTGTGAACCTGAACAGATGTTTAAGCTAACGACAGGATTACAGCGAAAAAAAGTGAGAGTCGAGGCTTTGCAATGGACAATCACTTCAGAGTCTGGTGTTTTCGAATGGCCATGTGGACCTGTGCCCCTGGATTTCCCCCCTGAGGTGCTGTTGGGAATTCCAAACTTGCTAAAGTCGATTATAATCAAATGGGAGTGA
- the LOC125028912 gene encoding facilitated trehalose transporter Tret1-2 homolog has protein sequence MKRFLTSSRPAVNQVVAALSAGLAFAGVMTPWAFPSVSLGQLTGERSAVHLTRGQQDWFTNLPLFLLIPGSVAGGALAELLGPRTLLLLMTPLLTAGVAAMHFASYKQVQDAGLAEVLLLAARSVQGASAALMNPTVSVYLCEVSEERFRGTLASLVDAWATFSFLVTYVVGSFVVWHSLALILPACLLVPAFFGLLASQESPLWLARKGKEKEALRVLEALRSSSKDVAKELDGVAASEEDASCWEKARMLVRKSNLVPIAVSVFLLQAKEFSGNNAVLIYMPQIFQQAGVGMPPSISSIVVMATRLGCNFVGSALLHRLPRKCLMLAGAALSTAATSALGAFFFVQGRGDDVALLSWLPMVALLAFTVGVSVGVGPASWLVAAEILPHRVRSLGFGISVTGYALASFLVSMTFEHVRGAWGSHGLFWAYSAGCVVYALHVLLAVPETRGRSLAEIEAAWGRRTSARPRRGAGEAGPV, from the exons ATGAAGCGCTTTCTCACCAGCAGCAGACCCGCTGTCAACCAG gtAGTTGCAGCCTTGTCCGCCGGCCTCGCCTTCGCGGGAGTGATGACCCCGTGGgccttcccctccgtctccctggGTCAGCTCACAGGGGAGAGGTCAGCGGTCCACCTCACGCGCGGTCAGCAGGACTGGTTCA CGAACCTGCCTTTGTTCCTGTTGATTCCTGGCTCGGTGGCAGGCGGCGCGCTGGCGGAGCTGCTCGGGCCCCGGACTCTGCTGCTCCTGATGACTCCCCTGCTGACTGCTGGCGTGGCGGCCATGCACTTCGCGTCCTACAAGCAGGTGCAGGACGCGGGTTTGGCTGAGGTCCTGCTGCTGGCCGCGCGGTCCGTGCAG GGAGCGTCGGCGGCGCTGATGAACCCCACCGTGTCCGTGTACCTGTGCGAGGTGTCGGAGGAGCGCTTCCGGGGGACGCTGGCCAGCCTGGTGGACGCCTGGGCGACCTTCAGCTTCTTGGTGACGTACGTCGTGGGAAGTTTTGTGGTGTGGCACTCCCTGGCACTCATCCTGCCCGCCTGCTTGCTCGTGCCGGCCTTCTTCGGGCTCTTGGCGTCCCAGGAGTCCCCTTTGTGGctggcgaggaaggggaaggagaaggaggcgctGCGCGTGCTCGAGGCGCTGCGCAGCTCTTCGAAGGACGTGGCGAAGGAGCTCGACGGCGTGGCAGCGTCCGAGGAAGATGCGTCCTGCTGGGAGAAAGCGAGGATGCTCGTCAGGAAGTCCAACCTCGTGCCGATCGCCGTGTCGGTGTTCCTTCTGCAGGCCAAGGAGTTCTCCGGGAACAATGCCGTCCTCATCTACATGCCCCAGATCTTCCAGCAGGCGGGCGTCGGCATGCCCCCCAGCATCAGCAGCATCGTTGTCATGGCGACGCGCCTCGGCTGCAACTTCGTCGGGTCGGCGCTGCTGCATCGCCTGCCGAGGAAGTGCCTCATGCTGGCCGGTGCCGCCCTCAGCACCGCCGCCACCAGCGCCCTCGGCGCGTTCTTCTTCGTGCAGGGGCGCGGCGACGATGTGGCCCTCCTCAGCTGGCTCCCGATGGTGGCGCTGCTGGCGTTCACGGTGGGCGTGTCCGTGGGCGTGGGCCCCGCGTCGTGGCTGGTGGCCGCCGAGATCCTCCCGCACCGCGTCCGCAGCCTCGGCTTCGGCATCTCCGTCACAGGCTACGCGCTGGCCTCCTTCCTCGTCTCGATGACGTTCGAACACGTGCGGGGGGCGTGGGGCTCCCACGGCCTCTTCTGGGCCTACTCGGCCGGCTGCGTCGTCTACGCCCTCCACGTCCTCCTGGCCGTCCCGGAGACGCGCGGACGCTCGCTGGCCGAGATCGAGGCCGCCTGGGGACGCCGCACGAGCGCCCGGCCACGAAGAGGCGCGGGCGAGGCGGGGCCCGTGTGA